The proteins below are encoded in one region of Telopea speciosissima isolate NSW1024214 ecotype Mountain lineage chromosome 10, Tspe_v1, whole genome shotgun sequence:
- the LOC122643461 gene encoding uncharacterized protein LOC122643461 produces the protein MADAELADVPWTGARYTWNNKGLGETRIACKLDRVLANLPWLESFPSSTTHFQHPLVLDHCLVVVSLGTTTRTWGTQFYFFNFGADHEDFLPLVQEVWDTPVSGGPLFTLVSKLSALKGHLKGWSHSIFHNLDQKVKDMEGELTRLQSLIAGDVWMLRFWLKKGSKNCIAAINDRDGNWLKNVTEIEQEAIRFFEDAFAGSPQVICPAFELQGDHLLDSTDCALLTRPFLVEEIMGVVFKMDNDSAPGVDRFGAYFFKKKWGIIGDENSFHDYRPIAVSPLLYRFIAKLLANRLKLVMDKVVGVNQSAFIEGRNITDNVLLAQELMNGYHLNKGMPRFAAKVDLRKVYDSVQWSFLFTLLLRLNFPATFITWLTQCVVNPRASVANAIWLREEFQKFSALSSLIVNQGKFSIFFANCASEVESFFAKAGLPVHYLGVLLASRSLRLIDYAPLVTRLEERLGS, from the exons ATGGCCGATGCTGAGCTGGCCGACGTACCTTGGACTGGTGCTAGATACACTTGGAACAATAAAGGCTTGGGTGAGACTCGCATTGCCTGTAAATTAGATCGGGTGCTGGCGAATCTTCCATGGTTGGAGTCCTTTCCGTCCTCTACTACGCATTTCCAACACCCGTTGGTTTTGGATCATTGCCTAGTTGTGGTGTCGCTGGGTACTACAACTCGCACATGGGGTACGCAGTTCtacttttttaattttggggCTGATCACGAGGATTTTCTCCCCTTGGTTCAGGAGGTTTGGGACACACCAGTTTCGGGTGGGCCTTTGTTTACCCTGGTTTCAAAGCTTAGTGCCCTTAAAGGCCATCTCAAGGGGTGGAGTCACTCCATCTTTCACAATCTGGATCAAAAGGTCAAGGACATGGAGGGGGAGTTGACTCGTTTGCAGTCTCTCATTGCGGGGGATGTTTGGATGCTTCGATTTTGGTTGAAGAAAGG AAGCAAGAATTGTATTGCTGCAATTAATGATAGGGATGGGAATTGGTTGAAAAATGTGACTGAGATTGAGCAGGAAGCTATCAGGTTCTTTGAAGATGCCTTTGCTGGCTCCCCACAGGTTATTTGCCCTGCTTTTGAGCTTCAGGGTGACCATTTATTGGACTCCACGGACTGTGCCTTGCTTACCCGACCGTTCTTAGTGGAGGAAATTATGGGGGTGGTTTTCAAAATGGATAATGACAGTGCCCCAGGGGTTGATAGGTTTGGTGCgtacttcttcaagaagaagtgGGGGATCATTGGTGATGAG AACTCCTTTCATGACTATAGGCCGATTGCAGTTAGTCCGCTTCTGTACCGTTTCATTGCTAAACTCTTGGCAAATCGGTTGAAGTTGGTGATGGACAAGGTGGTGGGGGTTAATCAGTCGGCATTTATAGAGGGCCGGAATATTACTGACAATGTCTTGTTGGCTCAGGAGTTGATGAATGGGTACCATTTGAACAAGGGAATGCCTAGATTCGCAGCAAAGGTTGACCTCAGAAAGGTGTATGACTCCGTCCAGTGGAGTTTCCTTTTTACCTTGCTTCTTCGGTTGAACTTTCCTGCGACATTTATCACTTGGTTGACACAGTGCGTGGTTAACCCAAG GGCTTCAGTGGCTAATGCTATTTGGTTGAGGGAGGAGTTCCAGAAGTTCTCTGCATTATCTAGTCTTATAGTCAACCAAGGAAAGTTTTCGATTTTCTTTGCAAATTGTGCTTCAGAGGTAGAAAGTTTCTTTGCGAAGGCGGGGCTCCCAGTGCATTACCTGGGGGTCCTACTAGCTTCTAGGTCTCTTCGTCTGATAGATTACGCCCCCTTGGTCACTCGACTGGAGGAGAGGTTGGGGTCGTGA